In a single window of the Tellurirhabdus bombi genome:
- a CDS encoding TolC family protein, whose translation MRFLFVFFLSCITFSLSAATLDSLRLTVGQADSLFVRNNLLLLAERFRIEASQADIIQASLFENPTVAVELSAYNSTRNRVLDVGRQGQKIVSVQQLLYTAGKRNKRIALAEESAKLTEYEFTDLLRALRFDLRSRFYESYFQQNTIRRYDQQIATLQTTVNAYETQYEKANVSLRELLRLKALVFQLRNDRTDLVFQLAENQKALRTLLSIEQPITLIVNEAGLTRYRLPVESGEQLREKAFANRADLKVSQSLTRQSELNYNFQRALARPDLSLSGVYDQQGSYISNYIGVGVAMSIPVWNRNQGGIKAARSQIDYQKRLEENKHLQIANEVSTVLQKVQEVERTVQSVEGRFTEQFEELSIGVTKNFGKGNISLLEFVDLIETYNESVRELNRLKADRIGAYEELNYVVGEDLFR comes from the coding sequence ATGCGGTTCCTATTCGTTTTTTTTCTTTCCTGCATTACATTTTCTCTATCGGCAGCTACGCTGGATTCCCTACGGCTTACGGTGGGTCAGGCTGATAGCCTTTTTGTCCGAAATAATCTTTTGCTGCTGGCAGAGCGCTTTCGCATAGAGGCGAGCCAGGCGGACATTATTCAGGCCAGTTTGTTTGAAAACCCTACGGTCGCCGTTGAGCTAAGTGCTTATAATTCAACTCGCAATAGAGTGCTGGATGTGGGCCGGCAAGGACAAAAAATCGTTTCCGTTCAGCAACTTCTTTATACGGCAGGAAAACGCAACAAGCGCATTGCGTTGGCGGAGGAGAGTGCGAAACTAACCGAATACGAGTTTACGGACTTGCTTCGGGCGCTTCGCTTCGATTTACGGAGCCGTTTCTACGAAAGCTATTTCCAGCAGAATACCATTCGTCGGTATGACCAGCAGATTGCTACGCTGCAAACGACGGTTAATGCCTACGAAACACAATACGAAAAAGCTAACGTTTCGCTTCGGGAACTGCTTCGCCTGAAAGCGCTTGTCTTCCAATTGCGAAATGACCGAACGGATTTAGTTTTTCAACTGGCTGAGAATCAGAAAGCCTTACGAACGCTACTGTCCATCGAACAGCCCATTACCCTCATAGTGAACGAAGCGGGTCTGACTCGCTACCGTTTGCCTGTTGAATCGGGCGAGCAGCTACGGGAGAAAGCCTTTGCAAACCGGGCTGATTTGAAAGTTAGCCAGTCTTTAACCCGACAATCTGAACTCAACTATAACTTTCAACGCGCCCTGGCTCGCCCTGACCTTAGCCTCAGCGGAGTATACGACCAGCAGGGAAGCTATATCTCCAACTACATCGGGGTTGGTGTTGCCATGAGCATTCCGGTCTGGAATCGAAACCAGGGGGGCATCAAAGCGGCTCGTAGCCAGATTGATTACCAGAAACGTCTGGAAGAGAACAAGCACCTTCAGATTGCCAACGAGGTCAGTACCGTGCTCCAGAAGGTACAGGAAGTAGAGCGGACGGTTCAATCCGTGGAGGGGCGTTTTACCGAACAGTTCGAAGAACTCAGCATTGGGGTAACCAAAAACTTCGGTAAGGGAAATATATCGCTCCTGGAATTTGTGGATTTGATTGAGACCTATAACGAAAGCGTCCGGGAATTAAATCGCCTGAAAGCCGACCGGATTGGAGCTTACGAAGAGTTGAACTATGTCGTTGGAGAGGATTTATTCCGATAA
- a CDS encoding HAMP domain-containing sensor histidine kinase produces the protein MKIKNRIALQFSLIVASILLVFSVTIYLTSANFRQEEFFERLKKKARTTVRFLIKVKEVDKSLLKIIDRNTLTALYDEKVLVFNNQNQLIYASVDDQVIHYQPSLLDEVRQEKEVETFSGDNELVGLLYDEDGEQLVVLASANDRFGKNKMLNLRYTLGWGLLAGIGVTVVLGIFFAGQSLQPINRINQEIQTITAKNLRQRLNEGPRQDEIGQLAMNFNLVLERLEQAFDQQRSFVSHASHELRTPLAALKSEIQLGMRRKPSPDEYTEIMKNLLEDTDRLIGLSNSLLFLARTLENLDQLTLKAVRMEDVLFLAQEELISARPQYRVAIDYVNIPEAETETLVQGNEELLKRVALNLMDNACKYSPDHRVEVQIRTDNSHCWVDFRDQGIGIDSEGIQHIFEPFYRSGNAKIYEGFGIGLSISQRIVELHQGIILVESQTGRGSVFTVKLPHL, from the coding sequence ATGAAGATAAAAAACCGGATTGCTTTACAATTTTCGTTAATTGTCGCGTCAATTCTGCTGGTTTTTTCCGTGACCATTTACCTCACTTCGGCTAATTTTCGGCAGGAGGAATTTTTCGAGCGCTTGAAAAAGAAGGCCCGCACAACGGTACGGTTTCTCATAAAAGTAAAGGAAGTTGACAAAAGTTTGCTGAAAATCATTGACCGGAACACCCTAACCGCGCTTTACGACGAAAAAGTATTGGTGTTTAACAATCAGAATCAGCTGATTTATGCTAGTGTAGACGACCAGGTTATCCACTACCAGCCTTCCTTACTGGATGAAGTGCGTCAGGAAAAAGAAGTCGAGACGTTTTCGGGAGACAACGAATTGGTAGGCTTGCTGTACGACGAAGATGGCGAGCAACTGGTGGTTCTAGCCTCCGCCAACGATCGATTTGGGAAGAATAAAATGCTTAATTTACGGTATACGCTGGGTTGGGGACTATTGGCAGGCATTGGCGTAACGGTTGTGTTGGGGATTTTTTTTGCGGGTCAATCGCTGCAACCCATTAACCGGATTAACCAGGAAATTCAAACCATTACGGCCAAAAATCTACGGCAGCGCCTTAACGAAGGCCCCAGGCAGGACGAAATTGGTCAGTTGGCGATGAATTTCAACCTCGTGCTAGAACGCCTCGAACAGGCCTTTGACCAACAGCGTAGCTTTGTTTCGCACGCCTCACACGAACTCCGTACGCCCCTGGCCGCGCTTAAATCGGAGATTCAGCTGGGTATGCGGCGAAAGCCAAGCCCCGATGAGTACACCGAAATTATGAAAAACCTGCTGGAAGATACCGACCGATTAATTGGCTTGTCGAACAGTTTACTGTTCCTGGCCCGAACCCTGGAGAACCTGGATCAATTAACCTTAAAGGCGGTGCGGATGGAAGATGTCTTGTTTCTGGCGCAGGAAGAGTTGATTTCGGCGCGTCCGCAGTATCGGGTTGCCATTGATTACGTAAATATTCCCGAAGCGGAAACCGAAACGTTGGTGCAGGGAAATGAGGAATTACTGAAGCGGGTGGCGCTCAATCTGATGGATAACGCCTGCAAATATTCCCCCGATCACCGCGTTGAGGTGCAGATTCGAACCGATAATAGCCACTGCTGGGTTGACTTCAGGGACCAGGGAATTGGCATTGATTCAGAGGGTATTCAGCATATTTTCGAGCCGTTTTACCGCTCAGGAAATGCTAAAATCTACGAAGGGTTTGGTATTGGCCTGTCTATCAGCCAACGCATTGTTGAGTTGCACCAGGGAATAATTCTGGTTGAAAGCCAAACGGGCCGGGGAAGTGTATTTACCGTTAAGCTACCTCATTTATAA
- a CDS encoding response regulator transcription factor produces MKKILIIEDDRRIAQNISRGLNEEGYETDISYEGYNGRNLALQQAFDLVILDINLPGLNGFEICRNLREEKPHLPIIMLTALGEIEDKVEGLGRGADDYIVKPFDFRELSARVATCLRRADLVRSPEREEVLQLADLVVNVTTKEVKRHDTSIELTAREFALLEYLLRNRGRVVSKIDLSEHVWNFNFDTGTNVVEVYINYLRKKIDKDFSPKLIHTRPGLGYVMKED; encoded by the coding sequence ATGAAAAAAATATTGATAATTGAAGATGATCGTCGGATTGCGCAAAACATTAGTCGCGGTTTGAATGAAGAAGGATACGAAACCGATATTTCCTACGAGGGTTATAACGGGCGAAATCTGGCTTTGCAGCAAGCCTTTGATCTCGTTATCTTGGATATAAATTTGCCGGGTCTGAACGGCTTTGAAATTTGCCGGAATCTGCGGGAGGAGAAACCGCACTTGCCCATTATCATGCTGACAGCTTTGGGTGAAATTGAAGATAAAGTAGAAGGGCTGGGGCGCGGTGCGGACGATTATATCGTTAAACCGTTTGATTTTCGCGAGCTTAGCGCCCGGGTGGCCACTTGTCTCCGCCGCGCGGATCTAGTTCGCAGCCCTGAGCGGGAAGAGGTTTTGCAGCTAGCCGATTTAGTGGTGAATGTAACGACCAAGGAAGTGAAACGGCATGATACGTCGATTGAATTAACTGCCCGCGAATTTGCTTTGCTGGAATACCTGCTGCGTAATCGGGGGCGCGTGGTATCAAAAATTGACTTGAGTGAACACGTCTGGAATTTTAATTTTGATACCGGAACGAACGTAGTGGAGGTCTACATCAATTATTTGCGCAAGAAAATTGACAAAGACTTTTCGCCCAAACTAATTCATACGCGCCCTGGCCTGGGCTACGTCATGAAGGAAGACTAA